TCCGCCCACATCCAACGAGatccctgcgttccaatgtccatactatccatcctaaatagtatgcgagattaaaataagtgtgtcccaaagcatagtatgttgaaaagagtatgccaaaagtccccggatggtctactatttccggtagatttttgaagtgtggatccgtgcacactataaaggctaatattgcccacaacccattgcgcattggacgaggattcagttcagaactacaaacatgagtaaaaagtgttaaactacaaaacatagcggatacgcgcgatcgacgctgagagatttgagtgactaataatcagtttaacctgatagaaaatatatatttaatgttacccgtgttatttttcatctgcaaataccaatgtggacttttataaagatccgaatggccattaacttttaaatgcatgcattaatatgaggagagttctcctcATGAAAGAcacgcgactgcagatcaacgtgctgtatttctctcctatacggtaggaaattaactaaatgaaatgtggaggatgtaagatgattgacagggcagtttacggtgactggatgcgacagagagaattgacgcgattgtatgacgtgttagtatgtcccaaagcttgtctactcttttgctacacactcaatagtaagtactttttgttcacagaaagagtacatacttttagggcgtagtataagtaggcgaattggaacgcagcatatTACTCCGCCCACTTCCGCCCTCAGGCTGTTAGTCTGGCGCTGTCGTCCTCAGACTGTCATGACGTATGGTTCTGCGGTTCTGCAGTTGGTTATTATTGCAGCCCATGAGCAGCAGCAATCGCCTTTCTGCTTGGCGCGAGATTTAATATTAGACCGTCAAACCTTGCTTTGTGTTAGTACAAATCCATAACAATTCCGTGAATTTAAAAGCTCGACAAGGTACAAAACGCCCACGGTATTCATCATTAAGGTACAGCAATAactttttatccaaagcgagAAACTGGAACGGTTAATTATGAAATATGAAGATACAACTGTGACTGCTACTTGTTGCAGTTAAAGTGTTTACTGTAGGGATGGATTACATATATATGGAAACGCCGTTCTCTCTACCTCAGCCTACAAACAAGAACTCTTCCGGAAGTGTCTCCGACAGAAGGACCTGCATTACGAACGTGGAGACGGACAGCAAATGCAAAACCCAGGTGCTCCCAAAACACAACAGGCTGAAAcgaacaaaaacacacaaaggaTTGGAGGATTTAACTGACTGCGGAAACAGGCTCACCCACGTGACTGAGACCCCGGAGTCCAATGCATCTTGTGACGTTATTCTCATTAATGGTAAAGAAAAACTATTTACTGATGCTGCCATAGCTATTGACGGTAAAGACAATTCAGTTTGTCTTCCTATATCATCAGAACTTACCACAGAAAGCATAAGAAATGAAAGACGCCATTCTCAAACTTTGCAAAAAGTTTCCCAAATGCAAAATGAGATATCTACAAAGGGATTTCTGAAACGCAATAAATTGACATTAAAGAGGATGAGCAGCAATATGGGTGTTCAGTTTGTCTCTGTTCCTGCAGAGAGGGAACGTAGCTCAAGTGACAGAAGCTTAAAGCCAGACATTGATCATTTTGCAGCTAATAAAGAGGTGTTGTCCAGCTGTTTACGAATAAACACCAGTAAGGGGGACCGTTTGATGGATCTGCCAGAAGGTAACATTGGACAAACCCCAGTGAGCACAAAACATCATATTATTGGCCAAGCCCTGACTCTCATCACGCCTCGGACTGCTCAGAACATCTGTAGAGAATCAACCAATGTCAAAATCCTCAGAGAAATGGTGGGTCTgcaagtctctctctctctctctctctctctctctctctctctctctctctcatatgttgttgattattttgtatagtgTAGTAGAATAATTAGTTTGCTcagtatttgtgtttatttttgttctcAGATGTCTGGCTGGAGAAATGAATTTTCCAACGAAATCAGCAGTGAGTTTCTGGAAGAGATTCAGATACTCAATTTGAAGTTTCCCATCCACAGGTTTCTCACTCTTCTCCTGAGGAAGAGAACTAAACCCGAGGAGGAGAGTTCTGCTTTGGGTAGGAAATTAGACATGATTTACCAACAAATAGATGTTCACAACCTACCTACAATATTTTAAAGAGGAAGCAACAGACAAAGAtctttgttgtatttatttacagtGGGTATAAAACGTTCATACACCCTTATTATAATTACAGCTTTTTGAGATATAAGAAATGCATCCATTTAAATCCATGTGAGATCTTTTTCCACATTTAATATAATGTTGAAACAGACAAAtcatataacaaataaatataaacatttaatggGGGGAACAAGTGAAGATTTAAAATATCCTTGTTGCACAAGTGTGCACACACCTCAACTAATACTTGGTTGAAACACCTTTTGCTTTTAATACAGCTGCCATAAGAGTATATCAACGCTATTTGTCCCACTCTTCCTTGCAAAAAGAGACTCAGATTAATCTTATTTCAGGGAGATCCTCTGTCTACATCCCTGTTTAAGGCATTTCATccgtgttaaaaaaaaaatctccccaTTGGATATAGGACTGGGCTCTGACGGGACATTTGAACATTTTCTTCTTCTGGAGCCATTTCTTTGATCTTTGACTTTGACTTATCGTGCTGTGATGAAATTCCTCTTCATCTTCAGATTTCTAATAGAGGCCTGCAAGTTTTGTGCCAAAATTATCCGGTATTTGACACTCTCCTTGATTCCTTCTATTTTGACTACTGTCCTGGTCTCAGCTGAACTGAAGCAGCCCTACAGCATCAGCATGCTTCATTGTGGGTATAGTAGTGTTTGGATGATGACCAGTCTTGTCTTTGTGCCAACATACCTTTTAAAATGATGGTCCAAAAGTTCAGTTGGGTATCATCAGACATTTTGCGGACAAAAAGCGGGCTtatttatgtgtgtttgttgttgtttttgtctgGCTACCCTACCCCATGCCAAATAAATGAAGAATACATGACAAtgttgtcacatacagcaagtGATCAATACTTGCCAGATATTCTTGCAGCTCCTTTAATGATACTGCAAGTCTCTTGGCAGTCTCCTTGATGAgatttaattttgtaattttacatcaGTTTTTGACAGGTGAACTGTTCTTTGGAATGTCATTGTGCTGTCCACTGTCTCCACTTGTTGATAATGGCCTTCATGTTATTCCATGGCACATCTAATGGTTTTGGAAATATTTTTGTATGCTTCTCTGGTGCCTCTTCACAATTTACAGGTCATGGATTATGAAAGGATGTACATTATGAAAGGGTGTAAAGGTGGAAAAAGATCTGACATAATTTTATTGAtgatactatatatatatatatatataattaaaaagcTCCAAATTTAATAGGGTTATGAAGACTGTACCTTTCTAGTAATGGGGCGAAAAACTACATAACCTAACCACCTACCCATTCATCATGCTGCTGCTAGTTTCTCATGAtagagaaaacaaaaatatactaATCAAATGACTTTAGTAAGatattccctttttttttttttagtaatatttttttctctatttttctatttttatttttattgtatttatgcaACTCTTGTATAACTAGTAATTCAGCTCTTACTATGAAAAAAGGCATTTCCCACATGCTGACATGGCATCAACATTTCTATTACTACTACTATAGTCATCAAACTAAAACTAAgattaatcataaaaaaaaaaaaaaaaaaaattctgatttaCTGTAAATCTGTGTGGATGTGGGAAATgtcttttttgtaatgttttgtgattgtaaggtttttgttttttacttttattgatGCAAGTTTTTCCATGTTTTACTGCCACTCATTTTCAGAAGCAGAAAAAACTGACTATTCCAAGCATCCTTCAGCTTCCCCTGTCCAGAGAAAGAGAAAACGAGAGTTGCAAGAACAGATGTGTGACAGGACATACAAAAGTCCTAAGACAAACAAAGGCAGTATTTCTGCTGATAAGTTGGATTTTGAGCTATTTTCAGATGGTTTAACCCACTCTCATGCAAAATACAGAAACCGACTGAGCCGAACAAAACGCAGACAGCAAGAAACTACATGTTATGCTGTTGTCACTGAACCAATGCAGGATGAGACTGTTCATCTGGACCCATGGCGCGGTTGTCTACAAAGAGTGGATGTTCTCTGGACAGATAAATATAAACCTCAACAGTCTAGAGAAGTCATTGGCAACTCTGCATCAGTACGGCAACTACACAGGTGAAATGTCACTGCATTAATGTTAGATGGTAGCCTagtagttaacccaaaaatatgtcatttaaTCACTCTCAgtctcaagatttttttttttttttttccccaaagtcACAAAAGAAAAATTTAGTCTGTACAACTTGTGTACTTTGTCACAGGCCTTTTTAAGTATGAAGCATATAGTATCTcgcaaaagtgagtacacccctcaaaTTTCAGCAACCTTTTTATGTTCTCAAGGGAAAATACTATAGAAATGAAAATTGGATATACTTTAGAGTAGACCGTGTGCAGCTTGTATAGCAGTACAGATTTACTGTCCTCTGAAAATAACTCAACATACAGCCATTATTGTCTACATAACTggcaacaaaagtgagtacaccctaagtgaacatgtcaaaactgtgttcaaagtgtcaatattttgtgtgagcaCCATTGTTATCTAGCACTGCCTTAATCCTCCTGGGCATGGAATTCACCAGAGCTGCACAGGTTGTTGCTGGGATCCTCTTCCACTTCTCCATAATGACATCCCGGAGCTGCTGGATGTTAGACACATGGCGCTTCTTCACCTTCTgcttgaggatgccccacaggtgCTCAATAGGGTTCAGGTCTGGAGACATACTTTCCCACTCAATCACCTTCACCTTTAGCTTCCTCAGCAAGGCAGTTGTCATCTTGgcggtgtgtttggggtcattatCATGCCATTTAGCTCAGTTTCTGAAGTTTGCTTCAGAATGTCACAGTACATGTTGGAATCCATGCTTCCCTCAATGAAGCAGAGCTCCCCAGTACCAGCAGCAATcttgcagccccagaccatgatgCTACCGCCACCATGCTTTACTGTAGGCAAAACACAATTTTCTCAGTACTCCTCACCACGGCGTCCCCAAACATGCTGGACACCATCTGAGCCTGTTATAGCCAGACACAGCGATACACATTCTTTCTCCCACATTAAACAGttgagagaagaaaaaaaaaaagatggacgagcCCCCAATTATGTTACAGCCACTGCCATAACATAAGAGAAGGATGACACAATGGCTCGGTCAAATAGGGGAATTTATTGAAATAAGACAAAATATAACAATGAGTGGGAGAAATTAGAAAGGAAAATGCAAACCGACTTGTTGCAGTGTGtggcgtatggtctgagcactgacaagcTGAACTTCTGCTTCTGCAACCTCTAAAGCAATGCTGGCAACACTCATGCTCTGTTTTTTGAAGCCAGCTTCTGCACCTGATGCACAGCACAAGGTCTCAACTTCTTTGATTCAACTTCTTTGGCTTGTTCAAAGTGGAACCCATTTTGGAAAGCCTCTCTATGACCCTGGCCACTGTGCTGTAACTCAGTTTCAGGGTGTTACCGATCTTCATCTAGCCTAGGCCAACTTTGTGGAGTGCAACAATTCTAATTCTcaaatcctcagagagttctttgccatgaggtgccatgttgaacatcCAGTGATCAGTATGAGAGAAATGTACTCAAAGCATCAAATTTTCACTGCTCTAATACAAGATCCACACATTTGTATGGTCCTGTCAagcagacaaaaacatgaacatgatggATAGGATATGTGGCTTTGCATGGTTAAATAACATACATCTGTTATCAgttagggtgtactcacttttgttgccAGCTATTTTGACAATAATGGCTGTATGTTAAGTTATTTTCAGAGAACAGTAAATCTATACTGCTATAAAAGGAGCACATTGACTACTCTAAAATATATACAAGTTTAATTTCTATAGTATTGTCCCTTGAGAAGATAAActaaaatggttgctgaaatgtgaggggtgtactcatttttgtgaGATACTGCACAGCAATGCTACAGTTATGAACCCTGATGAACATTCAGCTTCATTATTTATAACTAAAATagttacttattttattttctgaacACTCTAATGTACTATTTTctgtacattaaaaaaaaaaaatgaaaacaaaacgtattaattatcttattaatCAAACTTATTACCAGTGGAAACTTATTAGCCTACATGGGGTGGGGCATTCGAATATTGTGGGCAATATTAAAGTCAAaaaggttgggaaccactgttcTAGAGGAATGCCATATGATTAGTATgtcactaaaataaaaatatgtatgcattttatgtattttactacacaaaaatgaccaaaagatTCATATACTAGACAGTACTGACAAACAGAAGTGCATCTCCTTTTGTTCATTCTTCCAATGACAGCTGGTTAAAAGAATGGAAATTAAGGGCAGACATTGAGGAGAGGAAAAGACGACAAGAAGAAAAGAAGATGAAAGAAGAAAACAGTAATGGTATGTAACTGCCAGAGCATTTGCAGTTTttgcaataaaatataatattattatcgtaataattaaatattatatttgtcAAGCCTGTATTGTTCTGTAACTGAGAAATGTGTAAACTTCTATTCTGGTAGAGTCATGGGACTGTGGTGATTTTGAGGGCGATACTGTATCCATAGACCATGAGAAGGACCTGTGTAACACAGTGCTCATGATCGGTCCATCTGGAGTGGGCAAAACTGCTTCTGTTTATGCCTGTGCACAGGAGCTGGGATTTAAGGTCAGTGCaatatgttttcattttatcaGAGCGTTTATCACAATAAGCGTAATCTTGGCTGTCTGTTAAACCTGCCTTAATGACGTCTTCCTCTGTTCCTTGGTCACACAGGTGTTTGAGGTTAATAGTTCAGTCCTGCGCTGTGGTCGTCTCATCCTCTCCCAGCTGACAGAAGCGACTCAGTCTCATCAGGTGGACATACAGAAAATTACCCTCAAACCTGAAATAATTAACCAAAGCAAAATAAAACCTGCTCCACCTTGTGAGTGAACATCTTAGTTTACAATATTAATTCTTGGTTCATCAATTGATATTGTCTTGCACAAAATTTCTCATGGATTCTGACATAGATGACCAATATGAGTGAAAGGGGATAGTTATATAATTAATGCTGTTTATTCAAACTGAATAATTTTGAAATCATTGACTACATTTCCCCTTTTTTTCACAGGCGATGAAGCCAATAGAAAGGTTAATTCATCTAAGGGCACTTCAAATTCTCCTAGTCTTTCCTGTCTAAGTGGTAAACCACAACCAGTAAAACTCACTCGTTTCTTCAAGTTGAGTAGCAAAAAACCTGTAGGTAAAACCTCTGATGGTTCTGAACGCCACATTCATGGTAAGTGTACTACGCTAATTAAGCCATGTTTTACAAGAACATGTAAAATGGGACTGTTTCGCTAAACCATTTCATAGATATATCTGCTTTGTCTGGGTAAAATAAGTAAGCATTGTATTGTATAAGTATTCTATAATATCTGAAGAATAATAATGgaacttttataaatatgaacatttgtcattattattttgGTTTACAAtcaggtctcatttgttaacattagttaaaggcacaatatgtaagatttttggattaaaatatccaaaaaccactagaacaatgttatatattttgttgacttgtgtacttacattatcccgaatgtttccaagaatgtttaaatccagagaaataagcaatatTAACCAGGACACAGACCATGTCCGTgctcgcctatcaatgacatcatacccgcgttatcctctgtttccggttttattttgtcgAAACCATGGAAATACCtcagacgctttaatatattatgtgttttattagacaggtaagcaactgtttggatggaGACATTTatcaacagaaaactaattgttatatagctcaacacagtaagtcttattgtttaaatctcgttttcttgattttcagggagtaccatgttttaccattcCTAATATCGGTCtagtttactgcagtgtgcTTTGTGTCTCATAGTTGCTGCTGAGCGAACACTAGGGGTGGGACGGTTCAGATTTCTCACAGTTCGGTTTGTATCAAGGTTTTAGTGTCACGCTTTCGGTACagttcggtatgtgctatgtttagtaaaaaaaaataggacAATTGTACAAATAGGACAAACAagaaacagcacaaataaatacatgagagctaagatacaaataaaataaacaatgctttacaggtttttcaggtattaacaatagttttcaggtacggaaattgaataaagtaatcaaatataaaacaacGCTGCATATAAACTTCTTTGAATAGTTAAATAACGATGaaacattattgaagttacaaaatcTATTCAGTGAAGAGTGATTTCTCCATGCTTTGTTGTTCgaataacattaaaacacagAGCAGGAATATTAGACTGCTTTCCCTTGAAGACATAATTCAAAGATCCAGTACACTGATACTGATACACATACGTTGTCTGTCTCTTTCTCCTTAAGACATAACCTACTATGTTTGTTAGGATACTCGCTAAGATGgtcatgttgacataatttttgtgtgaatttgtcggTTTAtggcaagacttgaaagagaatttGTGAGTATTTGCGCGCTGTGACGTGGCTCTCCATGAACGAGCTTcagatgagcgcacacaaatctccTCACAGCGCTCgcgagttctctttcatgtcttatggatgaatgtttaaattggcaaggtTTAATGAGTTTAGTTTGAACACAGATAGCAATGTGAGAAGTTCAGGTCTTACCTGCGCTCGTGttgcgcgctatcaacacccgagTGAtcacggcgtaaatgactggtcATAGAGCTTTCGGCACGTCATTGAATATTTGTTTACAACGAGTGACAGTTTTGTCCACgttcttttgtccactttcattGTTGTTGTAACGTATTGGGAAACTAGAATGcgcatcgactgaaacatacattagctGAATCCATCTGTTTTgcacactgttttcaacaaacCATATTATACATACGTCagagatataattttttttttttcatttagcgaacgcagagtagcactataacaactttcaacacgtGTCTCgcttgtctctcattagcaattaCTCCAACTGCCTCGTTTCTGCTCGCACAGCACTCGccttgctctgcttcatactacagtaacgttaataatctcatccatgattaggatttctgcctgagtcccgtTCAGATTCTGTTCCTtaggctgtagacgtgaagagaAAACAACACCTTGCATGAGTCCACAAAATcaaggcatcatcaagctatgcctttgtgtgacctctagtggcaaaaatttacatattgtgcctttttaacgtattaacatgaactaacaatgagcaatacatttgttattgGCAATTGCATTTGGTATTTATAAACgtttgttaatgttatttaatacaaatccagctgttcattgattgttcattttagtttacagtgcattaagtaatgttatcaaatacaacatttgatttgaataatatattagtaaatgttgaaattaacattaactaagattaataaatgctgttgaagTATTGTTAATTCTTAGTTCTTGTTAACTAAAGTAAATAGTTTAGAAGTTAACtgatgttaactaatgaaacttaAATGTAAAGTATTACCATTATATTGATTATTCATCACAAATCTGATTACAACAGCTGTCGAACTGAAACCGGGTAGACTTCAGAGTTCAGGGTCGGGTTTTAAGGACAAGAGAGAAGGAGATAAGGAGTTAACATGTTCTTCTAAAGATCCTACATCAGTCAGGCAGAGCCAAACAATCCCCATGTCACTCATTCTGTTTGAGGAGGTAAAAAGTGAAAGAGACTACTTTGCAGACTGAGTGAAAGCATCATAAATGCTTTTAATTAactgtttattaaaaaataatttataattaactAATCCTTTCTATTTGTTCccgtttttttaaatgtgatttcaATGTTAAATGTGTCCCCCAGGTTGATGTAATTTTTCCTGAAGATGTTGGATTTCTTGCAGCAATTAGGACTTTCATGAGCACAACCAAAAGACCCATAATTCTAACAACCAATGGTGAGGAACCAATGATTGCATAAAATGCAAataagtgtttttgtttgttaaaaTGATGCTTCCTTACAGATCCATTATTTGGTAGAAGACTTAAGGGGCATTTTGATGAAGTCCATTTCCAAACTCCTTCACTGGTAAGAAAAACATATGTATATTTGAATATGTAATATctaaatgttaatatttaaatattacactATTCACAGATATTGTAAGTTACTGTTCACCTTTTTTGTATCACAATGACACTTTTTGATGCAATTGTTTGAATTAGCTCTTATCTTATGgcattaatattattttgattaattgcATAATTATTTGAAGTAATAAtattatgtataattttaaactCAGCAAACCATCAGGAGCTATCTGCAGTGCATGTGTGTGGTGGAGAACATGAGGACTGATCCAGAAGACATGGCTTTTTTGTTGTGTCAGAATAAGGGGGATATCAGACAGAGTATTCTCCAGCTTCAGCTCTGGGTCTGTAGTGGTGGTGGGAGAACGGAACAACAAATTCTCAAGAACACTCTCAAAGTGAGCCAGATTTGCCTTACTACTTATTTATCTGTACATCCAATTTTAGAAATCCAAACTGTCATCAGTCTCAAAGTTTTGCATGGTCATGTAATAGATCATTGGGTGTTTTGTGTTATGTGTCACTGCACACTTAAATCTTATTACCATGTACTATATAatacagtggttcccaaccctCGTCCTGGAGTACCCCCAACTCCATATTTTTTGtctccctaatcaaacacacctgattcaacttgCCAACTCCTTTAGTAGAGACTGAAATGATGTGTataataaatgtgtattattGGGGGTACTCCAGGACCAGGTTTTGGAAACACTGCTATATTGCAAACTGTTGTCTAAAAGTCTTTgttctgcatacatatatacactgcCTGGCAAAAAAGTTGCCGTTTGGATTTAACTAGGCAAatgcttaagagtctatgactgGATCTTTATTGCAGTggttattatgtttctagcatagagctgggcgatatatcgaatgcttttgtcacgcgcatttcgtcagtaaagccggttccctgattaggcttgtttgagatgagcaaattctgcgcagaatCGATCAAcggtgatcaccgcgagatgcatgccggttagaaatgtgtccgagggtggtccgccttgctctgatgtcatgccggcgtgtgtcaaaaacctctcgcgagggtgaggcggacgtgtcggattctgcagtcgagcgcagttgctctccaccgactgcgctgaccaaaagcacgatgggaaacgacttgatgacgacacagcttaaagcttattggtttaaacaaccgtgatgtattgatctcttttaaaatgtttgattttgaaacactaataccatgattttatgcgtataaattatgtgtgaatattccaaaaGTCTCTGAGAGTGCGATCTCTCTgtgggttatgtgattgttatcatatttataaaaatatataaaaacatgtctgtaattaaaataaaaatgattgatacatccttcgaatggaaataaatatcaagtactttgggtgtattgttcattatgcttattttaatttaaaagcaacagaacgtaaattacatccagtttatcagcaacacagcgcacgagtgtgaatcccacgatatccgcctttgatctcgcaGGTGTCTGATGCACTCCGAGAACGGagaatagagtgccccagggatgacgcgtttttgtaggcaaaacccggaagcgagttagcattttaggacttccggttccaacgccataaagcctatgggttttttgaatgggtttttgctaaatcgcctgaaataaggtctgtggttaacaaagcctctaaatactttcaagttttgatctatgacataaaacacaccagttataacccacttgtgattttttttaaacttttactgtgtcttcaaatcggcggttgctaacaaattgctaaaagggacta
Above is a genomic segment from Chanodichthys erythropterus isolate Z2021 chromosome 21, ASM2448905v1, whole genome shotgun sequence containing:
- the atad5b gene encoding ATPase family AAA domain-containing protein 5b isoform X2, whose translation is MDYIYMETPFSLPQPTNKNSSGSVSDRRTCITNVETDSKCKTQVLPKHNRLKRTKTHKGLEDLTDCGNRLTHVTETPESNASCDVILINGKEKLFTDAAIAIDGKDNSVCLPISSELTTESIRNERRHSQTLQKVSQMQNEISTKGFLKRNKLTLKRMSSNMGVQFVSVPAERERSSSDRSLKPDIDHFAANKEVLSSCLRINTSKGDRLMDLPEGNIGQTPVSTKHHIIGQALTLITPRTAQNICRESTNVKILREMMSGWRNEFSNEISSEFLEEIQILNLKFPIHRFLTLLLRKRTKPEEESSALEAEKTDYSKHPSASPVQRKRKRELQEQMCDRTYKSPKTNKGSISADKLDFELFSDGLTHSHAKYRNRLSRTKRRQQETTCYAVVTEPMQDETVHLDPWRGCLQRVDVLWTDKYKPQQSREVIGNSASVRQLHSWLKEWKLRADIEERKRRQEEKKMKEENSNDHEKDLCNTVLMIGPSGVGKTASVYACAQELGFKVFEVNSSVLRCGRLILSQLTEATQSHQVDIQKITLKPEIINQSKIKPAPPCDEANRKVNSSKGTSNSPSLSCLSGKPQPVKLTRFFKLSSKKPVGKTSDGSERHIHAVELKPGRLQSSGSGFKDKREGDKELTCSSKDPTSVRQSQTIPMSLILFEEVDVIFPEDVGFLAAIRTFMSTTKRPIILTTNDPLFGRRLKGHFDEVHFQTPSLQTIRSYLQCMCVVENMRTDPEDMAFLLCQNKGDIRQSILQLQLWVCSGGGRTEQQILKNTLKCGSWTELENSRCLEILAEKTGGGLLYSNIERLFSPHFTSQSSHHQESINPKTKGEKTVKGLMLQTSANVNEVNPDRLFIRRGQKRLSSCEPKKRFSVPSKQTNHLASETDVHRKDNSLMLVFQHLVCIANFFDNMSFLDAYLQRPSLSGTGYCKPEPLGWMGATLKDSLLDLPREEQIRQCFENSSQILAIVEGLGFLQCQTELSGIWMEAVRLKEKLSSEKWEQIISALSLPSDKKTLKLCHCKFCAPSGIQKCKEIVSILISSKKVCCHNNKPALSMDYLPTLRSICRSERVKEQHSFRRSHYLSSLNLPRSTLELMASDFP
- the atad5b gene encoding ATPase family AAA domain-containing protein 5b isoform X1, with the protein product MDYIYMETPFSLPQPTNKNSSGSVSDRRTCITNVETDSKCKTQVLPKHNRLKRTKTHKGLEDLTDCGNRLTHVTETPESNASCDVILINGKEKLFTDAAIAIDGKDNSVCLPISSELTTESIRNERRHSQTLQKVSQMQNEISTKGFLKRNKLTLKRMSSNMGVQFVSVPAERERSSSDRSLKPDIDHFAANKEVLSSCLRINTSKGDRLMDLPEGNIGQTPVSTKHHIIGQALTLITPRTAQNICRESTNVKILREMMSGWRNEFSNEISSEFLEEIQILNLKFPIHRFLTLLLRKRTKPEEESSALEAEKTDYSKHPSASPVQRKRKRELQEQMCDRTYKSPKTNKGSISADKLDFELFSDGLTHSHAKYRNRLSRTKRRQQETTCYAVVTEPMQDETVHLDPWRGCLQRVDVLWTDKYKPQQSREVIGNSASVRQLHSWLKEWKLRADIEERKRRQEEKKMKEENSNESWDCGDFEGDTVSIDHEKDLCNTVLMIGPSGVGKTASVYACAQELGFKVFEVNSSVLRCGRLILSQLTEATQSHQVDIQKITLKPEIINQSKIKPAPPCDEANRKVNSSKGTSNSPSLSCLSGKPQPVKLTRFFKLSSKKPVGKTSDGSERHIHAVELKPGRLQSSGSGFKDKREGDKELTCSSKDPTSVRQSQTIPMSLILFEEVDVIFPEDVGFLAAIRTFMSTTKRPIILTTNDPLFGRRLKGHFDEVHFQTPSLQTIRSYLQCMCVVENMRTDPEDMAFLLCQNKGDIRQSILQLQLWVCSGGGRTEQQILKNTLKCGSWTELENSRCLEILAEKTGGGLLYSNIERLFSPHFTSQSSHHQESINPKTKGEKTVKGLMLQTSANVNEVNPDRLFIRRGQKRLSSCEPKKRFSVPSKQTNHLASETDVHRKDNSLMLVFQHLVCIANFFDNMSFLDAYLQRPSLSGTGYCKPEPLGWMGATLKDSLLDLPREEQIRQCFENSSQILAIVEGLGFLQCQTELSGIWMEAVRLKEKLSSEKWEQIISALSLPSDKKTLKLCHCKFCAPSGIQKCKEIVSILISSKKVCCHNNKPALSMDYLPTLRSICRSERVKEQHSFRRSHYLSSLNLPRSTLELMASDFP
- the atad5b gene encoding ATPase family AAA domain-containing protein 5b isoform X3, which codes for MDYIYMETPFSLPQPTNKNSSGSVSDRRTCITNVETDSKCKTQVLPKHNRLKRTKTHKGLEDLTDCGNRLTHVTETPESNASCDVILINGKEKLFTDAAIAIDGKDNSVCLPISSELTTESIRNERRHSQTLQKVSQMQNEISTKGFLKRNKLTLKRMSSNMGVQFVSVPAERERSSSDRSLKPDIDHFAANKEVLSSCLRINTSKGDRLMDLPEGNIGQTPVSTKHHIIGQALTLITPRTAQNICRESTNVKILREMMSGWRNEFSNEISSEFLEEIQILNLKFPIHRFLTLLLRKRTKPEEESSALEAEKTDYSKHPSASPVQRKRKRELQEQMCDRTYKSPKTNKGSISADKLDFELFSDGLTHSHAKYRNRLSRTKRRQQETTCYAVVTEPMQDETVHLDPWRGCLQRVDVLWTDKYKPQQSREVIGNSASVRQLHSWLKEWKLRADIEERKRRQEEKKMKEENSNESWDCGDFEGDTVSIDHEKDLCNTVLMIGPSGVGKTASVYACAQELGFKVFEVNSSVLRCGRLILSQLTEATQSHQVDIQKITLKPEIINQSKIKPAPPCDEANRKVNSSKGTSNSPSLSCLSGKPQPVKLTRFFKLSSKKPVGKTSDGSERHIHAVELKPGRLQSSGSGFKDKREGDKELTCSSKDPTSVRQSQTIPMSLILFEEVDVIFPEDVGFLAAIRTFMSTTKRPIILTTNDPLFGRRLKGHFDEVHFQTPSLNKGDIRQSILQLQLWVCSGGGRTEQQILKNTLKCGSWTELENSRCLEILAEKTGGGLLYSNIERLFSPHFTSQSSHHQESINPKTKGEKTVKGLMLQTSANVNEVNPDRLFIRRGQKRLSSCEPKKRFSVPSKQTNHLASETDVHRKDNSLMLVFQHLVCIANFFDNMSFLDAYLQRPSLSGTGYCKPEPLGWMGATLKDSLLDLPREEQIRQCFENSSQILAIVEGLGFLQCQTELSGIWMEAVRLKEKLSSEKWEQIISALSLPSDKKTLKLCHCKFCAPSGIQKCKEIVSILISSKKVCCHNNKPALSMDYLPTLRSICRSERVKEQHSFRRSHYLSSLNLPRSTLELMASDFP